The Fimbriimonas ginsengisoli Gsoil 348 genome window below encodes:
- a CDS encoding prepilin-type N-terminal cleavage/methylation domain-containing protein: protein MQSVRRAFTLIELLVVIAIIAILAAILFPVFAQAKESAKKTQCLSNGKQTGTGLYLYVSDSDDMLPMANYPSTYVGPPFTVFAWHAGEGKAELNWADLLLPYTKNVDMFKCPDDNSGAADWPKGSGVKVTGKPLSYALNQFFFKKPTGNFFSLTGGDMGSITTPSSKVFIIESQSNSHYELMAPNRWKAPDGHSILDRHLGGSNYVFADTHARYRKMPASYKSLPTSGWPADINTVDTLNMPQWFPWLDNGDEKW from the coding sequence ATGCAATCCGTCCGCCGAGCATTTACTCTGATCGAACTCCTCGTCGTCATCGCGATCATCGCGATCCTTGCCGCTATCCTCTTCCCGGTCTTCGCCCAGGCGAAGGAATCGGCTAAGAAGACCCAGTGCCTCAGCAACGGTAAGCAGACCGGCACCGGCCTGTACCTGTACGTGAGCGATAGCGACGACATGTTGCCGATGGCCAACTACCCGTCGACCTATGTCGGACCTCCTTTCACCGTCTTCGCCTGGCACGCCGGCGAAGGGAAGGCCGAGCTGAACTGGGCCGACCTCCTCCTGCCCTACACCAAGAACGTGGACATGTTCAAGTGCCCCGACGACAACAGCGGCGCGGCCGACTGGCCGAAGGGAAGTGGAGTGAAGGTAACCGGTAAGCCGCTTAGCTACGCCCTCAACCAGTTCTTCTTCAAAAAGCCGACCGGCAACTTTTTCTCGTTGACCGGCGGCGATATGGGTTCGATCACGACCCCCTCGAGCAAGGTCTTCATCATCGAGAGCCAGTCGAACTCTCACTATGAGCTAATGGCCCCGAATCGCTGGAAGGCGCCCGACGGCCACTCGATCTTGGACAGGCACTTGGGCGGTTCCAACTACGTCTTCGCGGACACCCACGCGAGGTACCGCAAGATGCCGGCATCGTACAAGTCGCTCCCCACTTCGGGATGGCCCGCCGACATCAATACCGTCGACACGCTCAACATGCCCCAGTGGTTCCCCTGGCTGGACAACGGCGACGAAAAGTGGTGA
- a CDS encoding S41 family peptidase — protein sequence MFRISFSALFFASLSGFAAAQLPPPQASPLVGARSLALSPDGTQLAFSYQGDIWVAPSSGGKAVPLTNHVEMDDNPIWSPDGKYVAFASNRSGNWDVYIVPAGGGQTRRLTYHSGSDIPSDWSPDGKTILIRTTRDDSNNGFYTIDVTNGRANRLMLDMMPVSNPRFLPDGKSIVYNRFGFPWVRSRYQGSAAAQLWRYDLTTQKREKIRDTGFQHLWPNPFPDGKSVYTITVTEKTPSTAPIGKSVGKNVDNVNRTPNVYAVAMNGGARRLTSFIGAPARFLTAASKSDAVAFEDDGDVYLMAGGKTPQKIALTASIDDKTTQEERLVLTNGAEDAALSPKGDKFVVQVRSELWLVPTKKGKGPNADDAVQLTDWAGTDEQPLWAPDNKTLFFVSDRNGAERLYSMNTETKAVTAITNADADVEQLRLTPDKTKVSFWMTGKDGGLFTVPVIGGTPTRVISHPGDSKFYNWSPDGRYVAYSETLLRSGYYYWESTQNIYVFDTTTGKSTNITKLSAQHTQPTFTPDGKYLLFRSNRSGDAVYLVALHPEDVPTTELDLKYTKPTGPVKVDIDFDDIESRPRQFLNMPVQSEILVDPADGALYFLNSGDLWKAPFNGDEPRKVTNSGGFNAITWNDDQTKVVALRSGLPAIVEIHQPGTPVNVTTFRADWTHDLRKEREAAFNEFWRTYNRRFYDPNFHGRNWTALRDRYRKYLPSIGHRNEMATVLNMLVGELESSHSEVSAAPGNPSSQTSAHLGFTFDYSYPGPGIKIKDVPARSPGSYAKSKLSPGEIVLKINGKDVLPDEVLYRDVLNEQVGRELTLQVQGADGKTREVKYRAISSGAFAGIVQGNRLEARRKYVEEKSGGRLTYVHIAGMGEGEFQRFNQQVWQYAEGKKGLIIDVRNNGGGNTSDRIIDVLERQPNSYYQVRDEPLQLGPGQALGVPMVVMMAESSYSNAEMFPAAMKSRKLATLVGRPTPGYVIYTGGGRLVDGTSIRLPGTGAYRLDGTPLEDNGVIPDYDVQITPEEYFAGKDPQLDKAIEVLMSQTK from the coding sequence ATGTTTCGTATCTCATTCAGCGCGTTATTCTTCGCCTCGCTGAGCGGTTTCGCGGCGGCGCAGTTGCCGCCGCCCCAAGCCTCTCCGTTGGTAGGCGCCCGCTCTCTCGCTCTTAGCCCCGACGGCACGCAGCTCGCGTTTAGCTATCAGGGTGACATTTGGGTGGCCCCCTCGTCGGGCGGCAAAGCCGTCCCTCTCACTAACCATGTCGAGATGGACGACAATCCGATCTGGTCTCCCGACGGAAAGTACGTCGCATTCGCATCCAACCGAAGCGGTAACTGGGATGTGTACATCGTTCCGGCCGGCGGCGGACAGACCCGGCGGCTTACCTACCACTCCGGAAGCGACATCCCGAGCGACTGGTCGCCGGACGGCAAAACGATCCTGATCCGGACGACCCGCGACGACAGCAATAACGGCTTCTACACCATCGACGTAACCAACGGCCGGGCAAACCGGCTGATGTTGGACATGATGCCGGTCAGCAATCCCCGGTTCTTGCCGGACGGCAAGTCGATCGTTTACAACCGGTTCGGCTTCCCCTGGGTCCGCTCGCGGTACCAGGGTTCGGCGGCCGCCCAGCTCTGGCGGTACGACCTGACGACCCAGAAGCGGGAGAAGATCCGGGACACCGGATTCCAGCATCTCTGGCCAAACCCGTTCCCGGACGGCAAGTCGGTCTATACGATCACCGTCACCGAGAAGACCCCGTCGACCGCGCCGATCGGCAAGAGCGTGGGGAAGAACGTCGATAACGTCAACCGCACCCCGAACGTTTACGCCGTCGCTATGAACGGCGGCGCCCGCCGACTCACCAGTTTTATCGGAGCCCCCGCCCGGTTCCTCACGGCAGCCAGTAAATCGGACGCGGTCGCTTTCGAGGATGACGGTGACGTCTATCTGATGGCCGGCGGCAAAACGCCCCAAAAGATCGCCCTCACCGCCAGCATCGACGACAAAACGACCCAGGAAGAGCGGCTCGTGCTTACCAATGGCGCGGAAGACGCGGCTCTCTCGCCGAAGGGAGATAAGTTCGTGGTCCAGGTCCGCAGCGAGCTGTGGCTCGTGCCGACCAAGAAAGGAAAGGGGCCGAACGCCGACGATGCGGTGCAGCTCACCGACTGGGCCGGCACGGACGAGCAACCGCTCTGGGCGCCGGACAACAAGACGCTCTTCTTCGTGAGCGACCGTAACGGAGCCGAGCGGCTCTACTCGATGAACACCGAGACGAAGGCGGTCACCGCAATCACCAACGCCGATGCCGACGTCGAGCAGCTTCGCCTGACGCCCGATAAAACCAAGGTCAGCTTCTGGATGACCGGCAAGGATGGCGGCCTTTTCACCGTTCCCGTCATCGGCGGAACTCCGACGCGGGTCATCAGCCATCCCGGAGATTCCAAGTTCTATAACTGGTCGCCCGACGGGCGCTACGTCGCGTACTCCGAGACGCTGCTCCGATCCGGTTACTACTACTGGGAGTCGACGCAAAACATTTACGTGTTCGACACGACCACCGGCAAGTCGACCAACATCACCAAGCTAAGCGCCCAGCACACTCAGCCGACCTTTACCCCCGATGGCAAGTATCTCCTCTTCCGGAGCAACCGAAGCGGGGATGCCGTCTACCTGGTCGCTCTTCATCCGGAGGATGTGCCGACGACCGAGCTCGATCTGAAGTACACGAAGCCGACCGGCCCGGTGAAAGTCGACATCGATTTCGACGACATCGAGAGCCGCCCCCGGCAGTTCCTCAACATGCCGGTCCAGAGCGAAATTCTGGTGGACCCGGCCGATGGCGCCCTGTACTTCTTGAACAGCGGCGACTTATGGAAGGCCCCCTTTAACGGCGACGAGCCCCGGAAGGTAACCAACAGCGGCGGCTTCAACGCCATCACTTGGAACGACGACCAGACCAAGGTGGTGGCGCTTCGATCGGGTCTCCCCGCCATCGTCGAGATCCACCAACCGGGAACGCCGGTCAACGTCACCACCTTCCGCGCCGATTGGACCCACGACCTCCGCAAAGAGCGGGAGGCCGCTTTCAACGAGTTCTGGCGCACCTACAACCGCCGGTTCTACGATCCTAATTTCCACGGCCGCAACTGGACCGCGCTCCGCGACCGATACCGGAAGTATCTGCCGTCGATCGGTCACCGAAACGAGATGGCGACGGTGCTGAACATGCTCGTGGGCGAGCTCGAGTCCTCGCACTCGGAAGTTTCGGCGGCGCCGGGGAATCCGAGCAGCCAGACGAGCGCCCACCTCGGGTTTACGTTCGACTACTCCTATCCCGGCCCGGGGATCAAGATCAAGGATGTTCCGGCCCGGTCACCCGGCAGCTACGCTAAGTCGAAGCTGTCTCCAGGCGAGATCGTCCTCAAGATCAACGGCAAGGACGTCTTGCCGGACGAGGTGCTCTACCGGGATGTGCTGAACGAGCAGGTGGGCCGTGAGCTGACTCTGCAGGTCCAAGGGGCCGACGGCAAAACGCGTGAAGTGAAGTACCGGGCGATCAGCTCGGGCGCCTTCGCGGGCATCGTGCAGGGGAACCGGCTCGAAGCTCGGCGCAAGTACGTCGAGGAGAAGTCGGGCGGCCGGCTAACGTACGTTCACATCGCCGGTATGGGCGAGGGTGAGTTCCAGCGGTTCAACCAGCAGGTCTGGCAATACGCCGAAGGGAAGAAGGGGCTGATCATCGACGTCCGAAACAACGGCGGCGGCAACACCTCCGACCGAATCATCGACGTGCTGGAGCGTCAGCCGAACTCCTACTACCAAGTTCGAGACGAGCCGCTGCAGCTCGGCCCGGGGCAAGCGTTGGGAGTTCCGATGGTCGTGATGATGGCGGAGTCGAGCTACTCCAACGCCGAGATGTTCCCGGCGGCGATGAAGTCGCGCAAGCTGGCGACCTTGGTGGGCCGCCCCACTCCCGGCTACGTCATCTACACCGGCGGTGGCCGCCTGGTAGACGGCACCAGCATCCGCCTCCCCGGCACGGGCGCGTACCGGCTCGACGGAACCCCGCTCGAAGATAACGGCGTGATCCCGGACTACGACGTCCAGATCACCCCGGAGGAATACTTTGCCGGGAAGGACCCGCAACTCGATAAAGCGATCGAGGTGCTAATGTCGCAAACCAAGTAA
- a CDS encoding redoxin domain-containing protein translates to MKLGLSFVALALAAVGCAQDPHTPEVVGTKWLNLNGQKPITLTSRAGKVTVVHFWTFACSNCKANLPIYDFLYEKFAKRGVEMVGIHTPELAFEKVDENVRLEVKKLGIKYPVLIDTDGRNWNRWKQEFWPTIYVIDKKGRIAFKWAGELNYQGADGERQTIAAIEKALRG, encoded by the coding sequence GTGAAACTTGGACTTTCTTTCGTCGCTCTCGCCCTCGCCGCCGTCGGCTGCGCGCAGGACCCGCATACCCCGGAGGTTGTCGGAACCAAGTGGCTAAACCTGAACGGGCAGAAGCCGATCACCCTGACGTCGCGGGCGGGCAAGGTGACGGTCGTCCACTTCTGGACCTTTGCCTGCAGCAACTGCAAGGCGAACCTACCTATTTACGACTTCCTCTACGAGAAGTTCGCGAAGCGTGGCGTCGAGATGGTTGGCATCCACACCCCGGAGCTGGCGTTCGAAAAAGTCGACGAAAACGTACGGCTCGAGGTTAAGAAGCTCGGAATCAAGTATCCGGTGCTGATCGACACCGACGGGCGGAACTGGAACCGCTGGAAGCAAGAGTTCTGGCCAACCATCTACGTGATCGACAAAAAAGGAAGGATCGCTTTCAAATGGGCCGGTGAGCTGAATTACCAAGGGGCCGACGGAGAGCGCCAGACGATCGCGGCGATCGAGAAGGCGCTCCGAGGGTAA
- a CDS encoding small basic family protein: MILVLPLVMLLVGALAAVALRFGPLPGAFGQYLAVACLAGFDTICGGVRSGMEGKFRTDVFITGFLSNILIAFFLAWLGDQIYINLFLAVALVLGARIFTNLSLIRRFALTKWQDARERKRLQALAQSAIGTQPEPNP, translated from the coding sequence ATGATCCTCGTTCTCCCGCTGGTGATGTTGCTGGTCGGCGCGCTCGCCGCGGTGGCGTTGCGATTCGGTCCCCTTCCGGGCGCATTCGGTCAATACCTGGCGGTGGCCTGCCTCGCTGGCTTCGACACGATCTGCGGCGGAGTCCGGAGCGGAATGGAAGGGAAGTTCCGGACGGACGTGTTCATTACCGGGTTCCTGTCGAACATTCTAATTGCGTTCTTTCTGGCTTGGCTTGGAGACCAGATTTACATTAATCTGTTTCTCGCGGTTGCTCTCGTGCTTGGCGCGCGGATCTTTACCAATTTGAGCCTCATCCGGCGCTTCGCTCTGACAAAATGGCAGGACGCGCGCGAACGGAAGCGGCTTCAGGCATTGGCACAGAGCGCGATCGGCACGCAACCGGAACCTAACCCATGA
- the ftsZ gene encoding cell division protein FtsZ: MSAQNAVIKVIGVGGGGSNAVQRMIESGIKGVEFIAMNTDIQVLDLSSAQRKVQLGGNLTRGLGAGGNPEIGKSAAEESKNDIRKVLEGSDMVFITAGMGGGTGTGAAPVIADLAREIGALTVAVVTRPFTFEGPRRSRLAEQGVTSLMGRVDTIITIPNDKLLSVVERKTTLVDAFRVADDVLRQGVQGISDIITIPGQINVDFADVRAVMANAGPALMGIGYGVGEQRALQAAQSATNSPLLEQTIHGAKGLLVNLTSSEDLTLAEANEAMQYIQSLCDAEEANIFFGTVVDPEMDGTVRVTVLATGFNPYTREGRKVAEATFSAQPAAPVPVQAQPIIPVPPTPTVAPQATSAEIIAQARERMASRNTQPQDTSAVFDESDLDIPAFIREHRQRNG, translated from the coding sequence GTGAGCGCGCAAAACGCAGTAATCAAGGTTATCGGAGTCGGCGGCGGCGGCAGCAATGCTGTGCAGCGCATGATCGAGAGCGGCATCAAGGGGGTCGAGTTCATTGCGATGAACACCGATATCCAGGTGCTAGATCTCAGCAGCGCCCAGCGTAAAGTACAGCTTGGCGGCAACCTCACCCGGGGCCTTGGCGCCGGCGGCAACCCGGAGATCGGAAAGAGCGCGGCGGAGGAATCGAAGAACGATATCCGCAAGGTGCTCGAAGGTTCGGACATGGTGTTTATCACCGCCGGTATGGGCGGCGGCACGGGTACCGGCGCGGCCCCCGTCATCGCCGACCTCGCCCGTGAAATCGGAGCGCTTACGGTGGCCGTCGTCACCCGTCCGTTCACCTTCGAAGGTCCGCGCCGCTCGCGCCTCGCTGAGCAGGGCGTGACCTCGTTGATGGGTCGCGTCGACACCATCATCACCATTCCCAACGATAAGCTTCTCAGCGTGGTCGAGCGGAAGACGACGCTTGTCGACGCGTTCCGCGTGGCCGACGATGTGCTTCGCCAAGGCGTCCAGGGCATCTCCGACATCATCACCATCCCTGGCCAGATCAACGTCGACTTCGCCGACGTCCGCGCCGTCATGGCGAACGCGGGCCCGGCCCTGATGGGTATCGGCTACGGGGTGGGGGAGCAGCGCGCGCTGCAAGCCGCCCAGTCGGCAACCAACTCGCCGCTCCTCGAGCAGACGATCCACGGCGCCAAGGGGCTCTTGGTCAACCTCACCAGCTCCGAGGATCTGACCCTGGCGGAGGCGAACGAGGCGATGCAGTACATCCAGAGCCTCTGCGACGCCGAGGAAGCAAACATCTTCTTCGGAACCGTGGTAGACCCGGAGATGGACGGCACCGTCCGCGTTACCGTCCTCGCCACCGGGTTCAATCCGTACACTCGAGAAGGGCGCAAGGTCGCGGAGGCAACGTTCTCGGCTCAGCCGGCCGCTCCGGTACCGGTCCAGGCCCAACCGATCATCCCGGTGCCGCCGACTCCGACGGTTGCCCCTCAGGCGACCAGCGCCGAAATCATCGCGCAAGCGCGAGAGCGAATGGCGAGCCGAAACACCCAGCCTCAGGATACGAGCGCGGTATTCGACGAGTCCGACCTCGACATCCCGGCGTTCATCCGCGAGCATCGTCAGCGCAACGGCTAA
- the ftsA gene encoding cell division protein FtsA, with amino-acid sequence MKNDLVTVLDLGSTKVACLVAAPDGVDGMQVVAVATTPSKGIRKGVVADLDEASVGIDVVFRRVEQEIGQEIGSVIVGVSGAHTEGLNAQGFKPIIPRGRLITHQDVLEVLNHSRALVLPPDREQLQALPREFRVDGQRDVRKPIGMSGSKLEVVTYIVTGQTSAIQNIEKAVTRAGKKVEQMVLKPLASGIGVLTPEELELGAAVVDMGGGTTDIAVFTNGSIAFSASIPVGVSMVTSDLSKLLRTSPEEAERLKVEFGFALARLSSEKDSVEVNQIGQIQARPMQRRVLCEIIESRMREIATMVRQQLEKSGLLGVLPGGVVLTGGGAQMPGTDKLFDDVLKQLRVRVAEPDLALKLPNQPGLATAVGLARFGIQCQDDITPATGTNPWKDRVRGLFGMLGGKP; translated from the coding sequence ATGAAGAACGACCTTGTCACCGTCCTCGACCTCGGCTCGACGAAGGTCGCCTGCCTTGTTGCAGCTCCGGACGGTGTAGACGGCATGCAGGTCGTCGCAGTGGCCACGACCCCCAGCAAAGGAATCCGTAAAGGGGTGGTCGCCGACCTGGACGAAGCCTCGGTCGGCATCGACGTCGTGTTTCGAAGGGTGGAGCAGGAGATCGGCCAGGAGATCGGCTCCGTCATCGTCGGCGTTTCGGGCGCCCATACGGAGGGGCTCAACGCCCAGGGGTTTAAGCCGATCATTCCGCGAGGCCGGCTCATCACTCACCAAGACGTTCTCGAAGTTCTCAACCATAGCCGCGCGCTCGTCCTCCCGCCCGATCGGGAGCAGCTTCAGGCGCTCCCCCGCGAATTCCGGGTCGACGGCCAGCGCGACGTCCGCAAACCGATTGGGATGAGCGGAAGCAAGCTGGAGGTGGTGACCTACATCGTCACTGGGCAGACCTCCGCGATTCAGAACATCGAGAAGGCGGTCACGCGCGCCGGCAAGAAAGTCGAGCAGATGGTGCTCAAGCCGCTCGCATCCGGGATCGGAGTGCTCACGCCGGAAGAGCTGGAGCTCGGCGCCGCCGTGGTCGACATGGGGGGCGGCACCACGGACATTGCGGTATTCACAAACGGCTCGATCGCTTTCAGCGCCAGCATCCCGGTCGGAGTGAGCATGGTCACGAGCGACCTCAGCAAGCTGCTGCGGACCTCGCCGGAAGAGGCCGAGCGGCTGAAGGTCGAATTCGGCTTCGCGCTGGCTCGGCTGAGCTCGGAGAAGGATAGCGTGGAGGTGAACCAGATCGGTCAGATCCAGGCACGCCCGATGCAGCGGCGCGTCCTTTGCGAGATTATCGAAAGCCGGATGCGCGAGATCGCCACGATGGTTCGCCAGCAGTTGGAAAAGAGCGGTCTCCTCGGGGTTCTGCCGGGCGGAGTCGTACTTACCGGCGGCGGCGCCCAGATGCCCGGAACGGACAAGCTGTTCGACGACGTTTTGAAGCAGCTCCGAGTTCGGGTTGCGGAGCCGGACCTCGCGCTGAAGCTCCCGAACCAGCCGGGTCTCGCCACCGCGGTCGGTCTGGCCCGATTCGGGATCCAGTGCCAGGACGACATCACCCCTGCGACCGGCACCAATCCTTGGAAGGATCGCGTGCGCGGTCTATTCGGAATGCTCGGCGGAAAACCTTAG
- a CDS encoding PspA/IM30 family protein, whose amino-acid sequence MKRFFNWLKAVFNRTMDKVEDPDIMLDQARRDMQGALVSNKERAVQAITQKNRLQMMLDDERKKAAQLESQATMALKQGDRELATQFMREKMNHDATIATLQQSYEQAVATVDQVKIAIKRQEEEVRKKTAEALAMKAQWKQAQIQNSISKALEGLTFENQFEGFGAAQERIREAQSEAAARQEMMGTSLQGRVMSMEDKTRDMEAESELAKLEERLGLRQPVTPVTTDQTVSVSAAPGAVPAPAEAAAQSEAERQIEELERRLKGQ is encoded by the coding sequence ATGAAGCGTTTCTTCAACTGGCTTAAGGCCGTCTTCAACCGCACGATGGACAAGGTCGAGGACCCTGACATCATGCTCGATCAGGCGCGCCGCGATATGCAGGGCGCGCTCGTCTCTAATAAGGAGAGGGCCGTTCAGGCCATCACCCAAAAGAATCGTCTCCAGATGATGCTGGACGACGAGCGAAAAAAGGCGGCTCAGCTCGAAAGCCAAGCCACCATGGCTCTCAAGCAGGGCGACCGCGAGCTCGCGACTCAGTTCATGCGCGAGAAGATGAACCACGACGCGACGATCGCCACGCTCCAGCAGTCGTACGAGCAAGCCGTGGCGACCGTGGACCAGGTCAAGATCGCGATCAAGCGTCAAGAGGAGGAGGTCCGCAAGAAGACCGCCGAGGCGCTCGCGATGAAGGCCCAGTGGAAGCAAGCGCAGATCCAGAACTCGATCTCCAAGGCGCTCGAAGGGCTCACCTTTGAGAACCAGTTCGAGGGATTCGGCGCGGCCCAAGAGCGGATCCGCGAGGCGCAGAGCGAAGCGGCGGCTCGTCAAGAGATGATGGGAACGTCGCTCCAGGGGCGCGTGATGTCGATGGAAGACAAGACGCGCGACATGGAAGCGGAGAGCGAGCTTGCCAAGCTGGAAGAGCGCCTCGGCCTTCGCCAGCCGGTGACGCCGGTCACCACGGATCAAACGGTTTCCGTCTCCGCGGCTCCCGGCGCGGTTCCCGCTCCCGCGGAAGCGGCGGCTCAGTCCGAAGCCGAGCGGCAGATCGAAGAGCTCGAGCGACGGCTTAAGGGACAGTAG
- the atpC gene encoding ATP synthase F1 subunit epsilon, protein MPRDFHLSVVAPDKSVVEEEVQSVIAPGLEGYFGVWAGHIPLVAALRPGLLEYRDHAGNQHFVYVGGGFAEVQGEKVTVLADEAQLAREIDISEAERTLENARRALRGEDSATQAEDAVLEIERAMSRLRAARSSR, encoded by the coding sequence ATGCCGCGAGATTTCCACCTTTCCGTAGTGGCGCCCGATAAGTCGGTCGTCGAGGAAGAGGTGCAATCGGTGATTGCGCCAGGGTTGGAAGGTTATTTCGGCGTGTGGGCGGGCCACATCCCGCTCGTCGCCGCATTGCGGCCCGGGCTGTTGGAGTACCGCGACCATGCGGGAAATCAGCACTTCGTGTACGTCGGCGGCGGCTTCGCCGAAGTGCAGGGTGAGAAAGTAACGGTCCTCGCCGACGAAGCGCAACTCGCCCGAGAGATCGACATCTCGGAAGCGGAGCGAACCCTGGAGAACGCCCGACGGGCGCTCCGGGGCGAGGACAGCGCTACGCAGGCCGAGGACGCCGTTCTCGAGATCGAGCGAGCCATGAGCCGCCTCCGAGCTGCCCGCTCCTCGCGCTAG
- the atpD gene encoding F0F1 ATP synthase subunit beta, protein MPGTGKIISVVGPVVDVRFTADTLPEIYNALEIKDPARSQTLICEVAQHLGDDIVRAIALSTTDGLVRGMEAVDTGAAVSVPVGNDTLGRIFNVTGDPIDGLPAPTGAPRLPIHRDPPSFDEQSTKVELLQTGLKVVDLMIPFNKGGKIGLFGGAGLGKTVLIQELIRNIAVEASGVSVFAGVGERTREGNDLWREMSETEFKDASGQMLRVIDKTAMVFGQMNEPPGARLRVALTALTMAEYFRDVVGSDVLIFIDNIFRFVQAGSEVSALLGRMPSAVGYQPTLATEMGGLQERITSTKKGSVTSVQAVYVPADDPSDPAPATTFAHLDAYVYLDRNIASKGLYPAVDPLSSTSKNLDPRVVGQAHYDVARRVQQTLQRYKELQDIIAILGIDELSDDDKTLVARARKIERFLSQPNFVAEQFTGNPGRFVPVEETVAAFRELVDGNLDDIPEQAFLYCGGLDDVREKARKLQAVA, encoded by the coding sequence ATGCCCGGAACCGGCAAGATCATTAGCGTCGTGGGACCGGTCGTGGACGTTCGATTCACGGCTGACACCCTCCCCGAGATCTACAACGCGTTGGAGATCAAGGACCCCGCTCGAAGCCAGACTCTCATCTGCGAGGTTGCCCAGCACCTCGGAGACGACATCGTCCGCGCCATCGCCCTCTCAACCACCGACGGTCTCGTCCGTGGAATGGAAGCGGTGGACACCGGCGCCGCGGTTTCGGTGCCCGTGGGTAACGACACCCTCGGCCGAATCTTCAACGTCACGGGAGACCCGATCGACGGCCTTCCGGCACCCACGGGCGCGCCGCGCCTGCCGATCCACCGCGATCCGCCAAGCTTCGACGAACAGTCGACGAAGGTGGAACTGCTGCAGACCGGTCTAAAGGTCGTCGACCTGATGATTCCGTTCAACAAGGGCGGAAAGATCGGACTGTTCGGCGGAGCCGGTCTCGGAAAGACGGTTCTTATCCAGGAGCTCATCCGAAACATCGCGGTCGAAGCCTCGGGCGTGTCGGTATTCGCCGGCGTCGGTGAGCGCACCCGCGAAGGGAACGACCTCTGGCGAGAAATGTCGGAGACCGAGTTCAAGGACGCGAGCGGCCAAATGCTCCGCGTCATCGACAAGACGGCGATGGTCTTTGGCCAGATGAACGAGCCGCCCGGCGCACGCCTCCGCGTCGCCCTCACCGCTCTCACGATGGCGGAGTACTTCCGCGACGTGGTCGGCAGCGACGTTCTTATCTTTATCGACAACATCTTCCGGTTCGTCCAAGCCGGCTCCGAGGTATCGGCGCTTCTCGGACGTATGCCGAGCGCCGTCGGCTACCAGCCGACGCTCGCCACCGAAATGGGCGGCCTCCAGGAGCGGATCACTTCTACTAAGAAGGGATCGGTTACCTCGGTACAAGCCGTCTACGTCCCGGCCGACGACCCCTCCGACCCGGCCCCGGCCACCACGTTCGCTCACCTCGACGCTTACGTGTACCTCGACCGGAACATCGCTTCGAAGGGTCTCTACCCGGCGGTCGACCCGCTCTCCTCGACGTCCAAGAACCTTGACCCCCGCGTGGTCGGCCAGGCTCACTACGACGTCGCCCGCCGAGTGCAGCAGACGCTGCAGCGGTACAAGGAGCTGCAGGACATCATCGCGATCCTCGGTATCGACGAACTTTCGGACGACGACAAGACACTGGTCGCTCGCGCTCGAAAGATCGAGCGGTTCCTCTCGCAGCCGAACTTCGTCGCCGAGCAGTTCACCGGTAACCCTGGCCGGTTCGTTCCGGTCGAGGAGACGGTTGCGGCGTTCCGCGAGCTGGTCGACGGAAACCTGGACGATATCCCCGAGCAGGCGTTCCTTTACTGCGGCGGTCTAGACGACGTCCGCGAGAAGGCGCGCAAGCTGCAGGCGGTGGCCTAA
- the hisF gene encoding imidazole glycerol phosphate synthase subunit HisF → MTSVRLIPCLDIKDGRVVKGVNFIGLRDAGDPVELAKFYDAEGADELVFLDITASHESRAPVIALAERVAEQVFIPFTVGGGLRRVEDIREALLAGADKVSLNTAAIQNPELVTEASNRFGAQCIVTAIDARKRPGGGWEVFTHGGRKPTGLDAVEWARETVRRGSGEILLTSMDGDGTQAGYDLELTKAVSEAVNVPVIASGGAGTAQHLVDAVRDGRADAVLLASIVHDGLYKIRDLKAHMAESGLPMRLV, encoded by the coding sequence ATGACTTCAGTGCGGCTTATTCCGTGCCTCGACATCAAGGATGGGCGGGTGGTGAAGGGGGTCAACTTCATCGGCCTCCGCGACGCCGGCGATCCGGTGGAGCTCGCCAAGTTCTACGACGCTGAAGGGGCCGACGAGCTGGTGTTCCTGGATATCACCGCGTCCCACGAGTCGCGAGCGCCGGTCATCGCGCTGGCCGAACGCGTAGCGGAACAGGTTTTCATCCCGTTCACCGTGGGCGGGGGTCTACGGCGTGTCGAGGATATTCGAGAGGCGCTCCTGGCCGGGGCGGATAAGGTTTCGCTCAATACGGCGGCGATCCAGAATCCGGAGCTGGTGACCGAAGCCTCGAACCGGTTCGGCGCGCAATGCATCGTCACCGCCATCGACGCGCGGAAGCGGCCGGGTGGAGGGTGGGAAGTCTTCACCCACGGGGGCCGAAAACCGACCGGTCTCGATGCCGTGGAATGGGCAAGGGAAACCGTCCGCCGCGGATCCGGCGAGATCTTGCTCACGAGCATGGACGGCGACGGCACCCAGGCCGGCTACGACCTTGAGTTGACAAAAGCGGTAAGCGAAGCCGTCAACGTCCCCGTAATCGCCAGCGGCGGCGCGGGAACGGCTCAGCATCTTGTCGACGCCGTCCGCGACGGCCGAGCCGACGCGGTGCTATTGGCAAGTATCGTGCACGACGGTCTTTACAAAATCCGCGACCTAAAGGCGCACATGGCCGAGTCGGGTTTGCCGATGCGCCTCGTCTAG